From the Gallaecimonas xiamenensis 3-C-1 genome, the window GCAGCACAAAGTTAATGACCCCGGCGATGGCGTCGGAGCCGTACTGGGCCGAGGCGCCGTCTCGCAGCACTTCCATGCGCTTAAGGGCAATGCTGGGAATGTTGGAAATGTCCGGGCCCTGGGCTCCCTGGGCCAGGGAACCACCGCTGAGCTGCACCAGGGCAGAGCGGTGGAAACGCTTGCCATTGACCAGCACCAGGGTTTGGTCCGGCGGCAGGCCGCGCAGGGTAGCGGGCCGCACAAAGGAGCTGCCGTCGCTGATGGGTTGAGTGGGCACGTTGAAGGAGGGCACCAGTTTGCGCACCACTTCCCCCAAGTCGGAGTTGCTGTGGCCCCGGATGTCGACGCCGTCGAAGATGTCGATGGGGGCGGCCGAATCGGCCGCCGTACGCCCCGCGACCCTGGAGCCGGTAATGGAGATCACCTCGGTTTCGTCGGGCAGTGCCGCCTCTTCTTCGGCCCTGGCCGGCAAGGTACCCAAGCCCAGCATCACCGCCATGGAAAGCAGGCCCAGGGTCTGTCCCTTTCTGTTTTTATCGCTTGTCATTTTTTATCCGCCCTTTATTGAAAGTGTGTCACTTCATTCCTGGAAACAACGGCGGCATTAACCTTCCAGTAACACTTTAAGGCGATAGCACAGAGCCAAATTCCCTTTCAAAGAAAAACAGCGAGCGTCAACCAATGGCGTCGGTGATTTGTGAGGCCATTCGCAAATACCCCGCGCTAAATAGCTTGTTTTTTAACCTTTACGTAAGCGTAATAATGTTTTAAATACAATGTCTTACCATAGAGTAAATGCTCTAGTTTTTGTGATGTTTGTCCCATAATGTTATTGGCTTGATAATGAGTGTTTTAAAAGTTACGAGGTTTATGTTTAGGGTTGGGAGTGCGCTTAATTTATAAAAACGGCCGAATTCAAATCCCTGAATAAACTAATCCGTAACATTGGGTGGCTTATGAAAAATGCACTGACACGGCGGCAACTATTGGGCCTGCTGGGGCGGGTCGGGGGCTCGGCGGCGCTGTTTCAAGCCGCCGGCCTGCTGGGGGTGACGGCCATGCCGGTACAGGCGGCACCAAAGCGGCTGACACCGGTGCCGGGCAAGGGACCCAAGGTCTTGATCTTGGGTGCCGGCATCAGCGGCTTGACCGCCGCCTATGAGCTGGGCCTGGCCGGTTACCGCTGCACCATACTGGAAGCCTCCCACAGGCCCGGCGGGCGCAACCTGACCGTGCGCCACGGCGATTTTATCGACGAGTTGGGTAACCCCCAGTACTGCCGTTTTGACGACAAGCCCCATCTCTACCTTAACTGCGGGCCAGCACGGATCCCCGCCTCCCATACCGGCCTGATGCATTACTGCCGCGAGCTGGGGGTGGCGCTGCAGCTCTTTAGCAACGACAACCGCAACTGCTACACCCAGGACGATGCCGCCTTCGGTGGCAAGCCGGTGCGGCTGGCCGAATACCAGGCCGACATCCGCGGCTTTATGGGGGAGCTGATGGCCAAGTCCCTGGCCTCGGCCCAGCATCTGGACGCCCCCTTTGACGAAGCCGATCTGGGGCAGCTGCAGGAATTTGTGCGCCTCTACGGCGATCTGGGCGCGGATCTCAAGTACCGGGGCACTGAGCGGGCCGGCCTGGTGTCCGGCGGCTTTGTGGACCCTGAGATGCTGAAAAAGCCGAACCGCTTTAGCGACCTGATGCGCAGCCACTACTGGGCCGGCGCCCTGCACTTTGCCGAGGCGGCGGACCAGGCCCCGGCCATGATGACCCCGGTGGGGGGCATGGACAGGGTGGTACAGGGTTTTCTCAAGCACACCGCCGACAAGATCCGCCTCAAGGCCCAGGTGCAGAAGGTCTGGCTGGACGAGCAGGGGGTGGAGGTCAGTTACCTCCATGGCGGCCAGCAAAAGGTGGAGCGGGCCGACTACTGCCTGAACTGCATTCCTACCCACATCATGGCCGGCATCGACAATAACTTTCCCGCCGACTATCGCCAGGTGCTGGGGGCAGTGCAGCGGGGCAAGCTCTTTAAAATCGGTTTCCAGGCCAAGGAACGGTTCTGGGAAAAAGAAGGGATCTACAGCGGCATCAGTTGGACCAACCAGGACATTACCCAGATTTGGTATCCCGAGCACGGCACCTTCGAGCAAAAGGGCATCCTGCTGGGGGCCTACAGCTGGGATCCGACCATCGCCGACCGCTTTGCCGCCATGACCCCTGACCAGCGCCTCAAGGCCGCCCTGGCCCAGGGCAGCAAGGTGCACCCGGACTACGCCCAGTACATGGAAAACGGTGTCACCGTCTGCTGGCAACGGATGAACCACATGCTGGGCTGCAGCTCCTATTGGCCAGAGGCGCTGCTGGCGGACGGCTTCAAGCGCCTGCAGGCCCCGGCCGGACGCCATTACATGGTGGGGGATCAGATCAGTTTCCACCCCGGCTGGCAGGAGGGGGCCATCCGCTCGGCCTGGCATGCCCTGGCCGATATCGAACGCCGCGAAGGGCAGCGTGCCCGGGAGGCCGCATGAACAAAGTGCTGCTGTTGGGTCTGCTACTGGCTTTGCCGGCCCTGGCAGCCAGCGACGATGCCCGTTACTGCCTGGTATGCCACGGCAGCAACGCCAGCGGTAATGCCACCGTTGCTGCCCCCAACCTGTCGATACTGCCCGGCTGGTACCTCAAGGGCCAGCTCCATGGCTTTGGCCAAGGCTGGCGCGGCCAGGGGGACTGGCATGGCCAGGAAATGGCGGCGGTGGCGAAGACCATGTCGCCTCAGCACATTCAGGAGGCCGTTAGCTTTCTGGCTGGCCTCGGCGTACATCGGGCCGAGGGCACCCTTGACGGCGACCCGGCCCGGGGCCAGGTCCTTTACCCGCGCTGCGCCGGTTGCCACGGCGATAATGGCCAAGGGCTTGAAGCGCTGCAGGCGCCGCCCCTGGCCGGCCAAAGCGACTGGTATCTGTTCAAGCAGCTCAAAGCCTACCGGGATGGGGAGCGGGGCCAGGCCGGCACCGACCAAAGCGGCCAGATCATGGGCCAGGCAGCTCTGCTGCTGGGCTCGGACCAGGAGATGCGGGATCTCGCCGTCTACCTCAACCAATTGTCAGCACCACCACACTGAGGACCATAAAAATGAAACGGACACTGTTGATGGGCACCCTGCTGCTGGCAGCCGGTGCCGCCCAGGCCAGCGACATCAAGCGCTACCCCTTGCCGGGGGGTAGCACTTTTCCCATCGCCTCGGCGGTGGAGGTCAAGGGCACCGTCTATCAAAGCGGCATGGTACCGGCTCCCAAGGATGCCAAGGCCGCCAAGGGCAGCGCCGCCTTCTGGGGCAATACCGAGGAGCAAAGCCTGAGCGTGCTGTCGCGCATCGAGGCCTCCTTAAAGGAAAAGGGCCTGGCCATGGCAGACGTGGTGAAGATGACGGTGTTTTTGGTGGGGGACCCGGCCTTGGGGGGCAAGATGGACTTTGGCGGCTTTATGAAGGCCTATACCCAGTATTTTGGCACCCAGGCCCAGCCCAATCTGCCGGCCCGCAGCGCCGTGCAGGTGGCGGCCCTGGCCGGGGAGGGCATGCTGGTGGAAATTGAAGTCATTGCCATCAGGCCATAAAAAAGGGCCCAACGGGGCCCTTTTTTGACGCGACAGCTCTCTTAGAAGCGGTAGGACGCTTGCAGGGAGAAGATGTCGGCGTCGCCTTTCATGGTGCCATTGAACTGGCCGGCCGGGGACGGGTTGCCGTCTTTGATCACGGCGCCTTCGTTGATATCGGCTTCGTCGGAGTCCAGGTAGTTGTAGGCGACGTCCACTTCGAAGTTGGGGCTGAAGCGGTAGGTCATACCCAGGCTGTACCAGACGCGGTCGGAGTCGGGAATACGCAGGGTACGGTGCTCGTCGGCTACCGGGCTCTCATCGAACTTCAGGCCGGCACGCAGGGTGATGTCCTGGGTGGCAATGTAGGTCAGGCCCAGGCTGTAGGCCCAGCTGTCGTCCCACTGCTCTTCCTGGTTCAGAATGGAGGCGCCCAGGGTGGTATTGCCGCGCAGGCGGTCAAACTCGGACCACTCGATACGGTTGACGGACGCCTGTACGGACAGGGTGTCGGTCAGCTTCTGGTTCAGGGCCAGTTCCCACAGGGCCGGCAGGGTCAGGTCGACAGAGTCGTCAAACTTAGCCGGTACGCTGGGCTTGAGCTGGGGGATGATGCCGGTGTCGACCTCACCTTCCAGGGTCAGGTCAACCTTGGAGCGGTAGGAGAAGCCCACTTGGGTATCGTCGCTAAAGCGGTAGTACAGGCCCAGGTTCCAGCCGTAGCCGTAGTCGTCACCTTCCAGTTTGGTCAGCAGCTGGCCGGAGAAGGGCGCAGGGGCCGCAGCGGGCATGCTGGAGCTGATGGTGGCGTCGGCGTAGACCAGGTTCAGACCAAAGCCTACGGAGAAGCTGTCGTCGACCTTGTAGGCAAGGCTGGGGTTGAAGTTCATGGTGACCAGGTCGGTCTCATCCGCCAGGGTACTGGCCAGGATACGGTCGTTGTAATCGGTCTTGAGGCCGAAGTTGCCGAAACCGCCGAAACCGAAGGTCCACAGCTCGTTGATGGGCAGCACGAAGTAGGCCGCCGGTACAAAGGCGTTGGGGGCCACATCGTTCTGGCCGGTATAAACGGGGGAGGCGCCGGTAACGAAGTAGTTGGTGGCGGTACCTTCGATATCGATGTTCGGCATGATGTAGGAGCCGGACAGGGTTACCACAGGCTTGGTCAGCTGAGTCATCAAAGCCGGGTTGGAGGCAACAACGGAAGCGTCTTCAGCAACGGCGGCTTCACCGGCGTTGGCACGGCCCAGGGCTTTGGCTGAGTGCTCGGTAATTTGGAAACCGGCGGCCATGGCACCGGAACAGATGCTGAAGATGGCGCTGGCGAGAAGTGATTTTCTGATTAACTGCATAATTATTATCTCTCTACGTGACATCCTTGATTAAAGTCCGCTCAGCGGACCTGTTGAGGATATTATCAAAAGTTCGGCGAATACTCATAAAAAAGCGCAGGTTCTGACGGCTTATTTGCGATGAAAGTCAACTGAATCGCGGTCAGTAAACTTTGCCGGGCTCCGAGTCCCCTTTCGTAGCCCTGCCAAAGGCTTACAGGCAAAAAAAGACCTGGTACGGGACCAGGTCGGGCGTCAGTGTACAGCTGTTAGGCGGACCAGTTAAGGTGGGCCTTTAATTTATTCTCCATCTCCTGCAGGGGTTCCCCTTTTTCACCGATCAGTATCACCTGGTGCTGACCCCATTGCTCGGCCATGCCGTCGAACTTGCCGTCGGCAAAATAGGCTTTTTCCTTTTCCCCTTTGCTGGCCTTGGC encodes:
- a CDS encoding flavin monoamine oxidase family protein, with amino-acid sequence MKNALTRRQLLGLLGRVGGSAALFQAAGLLGVTAMPVQAAPKRLTPVPGKGPKVLILGAGISGLTAAYELGLAGYRCTILEASHRPGGRNLTVRHGDFIDELGNPQYCRFDDKPHLYLNCGPARIPASHTGLMHYCRELGVALQLFSNDNRNCYTQDDAAFGGKPVRLAEYQADIRGFMGELMAKSLASAQHLDAPFDEADLGQLQEFVRLYGDLGADLKYRGTERAGLVSGGFVDPEMLKKPNRFSDLMRSHYWAGALHFAEAADQAPAMMTPVGGMDRVVQGFLKHTADKIRLKAQVQKVWLDEQGVEVSYLHGGQQKVERADYCLNCIPTHIMAGIDNNFPADYRQVLGAVQRGKLFKIGFQAKERFWEKEGIYSGISWTNQDITQIWYPEHGTFEQKGILLGAYSWDPTIADRFAAMTPDQRLKAALAQGSKVHPDYAQYMENGVTVCWQRMNHMLGCSSYWPEALLADGFKRLQAPAGRHYMVGDQISFHPGWQEGAIRSAWHALADIERREGQRAREAA
- a CDS encoding c-type cytochrome, which codes for MNKVLLLGLLLALPALAASDDARYCLVCHGSNASGNATVAAPNLSILPGWYLKGQLHGFGQGWRGQGDWHGQEMAAVAKTMSPQHIQEAVSFLAGLGVHRAEGTLDGDPARGQVLYPRCAGCHGDNGQGLEALQAPPLAGQSDWYLFKQLKAYRDGERGQAGTDQSGQIMGQAALLLGSDQEMRDLAVYLNQLSAPPH
- a CDS encoding RidA family protein codes for the protein MKRTLLMGTLLLAAGAAQASDIKRYPLPGGSTFPIASAVEVKGTVYQSGMVPAPKDAKAAKGSAAFWGNTEEQSLSVLSRIEASLKEKGLAMADVVKMTVFLVGDPALGGKMDFGGFMKAYTQYFGTQAQPNLPARSAVQVAALAGEGMLVEIEVIAIRP
- a CDS encoding OmpP1/FadL family transporter, which gives rise to MQLIRKSLLASAIFSICSGAMAAGFQITEHSAKALGRANAGEAAVAEDASVVASNPALMTQLTKPVVTLSGSYIMPNIDIEGTATNYFVTGASPVYTGQNDVAPNAFVPAAYFVLPINELWTFGFGGFGNFGLKTDYNDRILASTLADETDLVTMNFNPSLAYKVDDSFSVGFGLNLVYADATISSSMPAAAPAPFSGQLLTKLEGDDYGYGWNLGLYYRFSDDTQVGFSYRSKVDLTLEGEVDTGIIPQLKPSVPAKFDDSVDLTLPALWELALNQKLTDTLSVQASVNRIEWSEFDRLRGNTTLGASILNQEEQWDDSWAYSLGLTYIATQDITLRAGLKFDESPVADEHRTLRIPDSDRVWYSLGMTYRFSPNFEVDVAYNYLDSDEADINEGAVIKDGNPSPAGQFNGTMKGDADIFSLQASYRF